One Clavibacter zhangzhiyongii genomic region harbors:
- a CDS encoding oligosaccharide flippase family protein: MTAAAPASSGGLGRQATFLAASTAVAQILTALIYLFAARVSGPTAFGQVVTAIAIATSAVGVLDFGTNSLWIRETAKGALTTHDLARRALAKILIALVVFSVGGAVLHAVAPNPWLWTAAPIGMFLLVSQTAQVPLRAHSRIGVVALSLIVDRLVGMVVLFAGMLLGADGAASLWLALVCGSIGGTLLLVSQMPGRRRLLVAPELGHLPWRGSGYYGLSSMAATSQVLDVAIMSAVAGPAAAGIYGAVNRWTQPMGLAVSAFAAAAVPVVARAQSWSAAWPQVKRALWLPAAALAACVVVIIGAPTFVDILVGDAYAESATVLRVLAFGTLFAIVNQPVAVFLQSLGRDRAVSFVTLGLVAVQLALVAVLASVYGSVGAAFAFLVAQALMLLLLLMLTRTGRRGRR, translated from the coding sequence GTGACGGCGGCCGCGCCCGCGTCGTCCGGCGGGCTCGGCCGGCAGGCCACCTTCCTCGCCGCGTCCACCGCGGTCGCCCAGATCCTCACGGCCCTGATCTACCTGTTCGCCGCCCGGGTCAGCGGCCCGACCGCGTTCGGCCAGGTGGTCACGGCGATCGCCATCGCCACGAGCGCGGTGGGCGTCCTCGACTTCGGCACCAACTCGCTCTGGATCCGGGAGACGGCCAAGGGGGCGCTGACCACCCACGACCTGGCCCGTCGCGCCCTGGCCAAGATCCTCATCGCGCTCGTCGTCTTCTCCGTCGGCGGCGCCGTCCTCCACGCGGTCGCCCCGAACCCGTGGCTGTGGACCGCCGCACCCATCGGCATGTTCCTGCTCGTGTCGCAGACCGCGCAGGTCCCGCTCCGCGCGCACTCCCGCATCGGCGTCGTCGCTCTCTCACTCATCGTGGATCGCCTGGTCGGGATGGTGGTGCTGTTCGCCGGGATGCTCCTCGGCGCGGACGGCGCCGCCTCGCTCTGGCTGGCCCTCGTCTGCGGCTCCATCGGCGGCACCCTCCTCCTCGTGTCGCAGATGCCCGGCCGCCGCCGCCTCCTGGTCGCCCCGGAGCTCGGCCACCTCCCGTGGCGCGGCTCGGGCTACTACGGGCTCAGCTCCATGGCCGCGACCTCCCAGGTCCTCGACGTCGCCATCATGTCGGCGGTGGCCGGTCCGGCGGCGGCCGGCATCTACGGAGCGGTCAACCGGTGGACGCAGCCCATGGGGCTGGCCGTGTCGGCCTTCGCGGCCGCGGCCGTCCCGGTCGTCGCCCGCGCGCAGTCCTGGAGCGCCGCGTGGCCGCAGGTCAAGCGGGCCCTGTGGCTCCCGGCCGCCGCACTGGCCGCGTGCGTGGTCGTGATCATCGGCGCCCCGACGTTCGTCGACATCCTGGTGGGGGACGCATACGCGGAGTCCGCGACGGTCCTCCGCGTCCTGGCCTTCGGCACGCTCTTCGCCATCGTCAACCAGCCCGTCGCCGTCTTCCTGCAGAGCCTCGGGCGGGACAGGGCCGTCTCGTTCGTCACCCTCGGCCTCGTCGCCGTCCAGCTGGCGCTCGTCGCAGTCCTCGCCTCCGTCTACGGATCCGTCGGCGCCGCGTTCGCCTTCCTCGTGGCGCAGGCGCTCATGCTCCTGTTGCTGCTCATGCTCACCCGGACCGGCAGGAGAGGCCGTCGATGA
- a CDS encoding glycosyltransferase family 4 protein, with product MKILQLLLRPQIGGAETLVAGLATEWRRMGHDSELAYLDPEGEPTGRLARGRRLHRTIRAIAPDLVVSHSALPNLYSSLVTPRRTPLLSVLHSATDDFASSLLRTAEAPSRRRGRTVIAVSRKQVDEYVAHFPRRPRPVLIPNGISDDLPRKAGAPSRPVRVITMARVAGQKEPELWLDVVERLSSLDPALEFSWAGPVLDSDPRIARFRSDARTRGFAHLLTGPSADVGADLAAADICFHPSSREAHSIGVLEAAAVGLPVVCSEDVAATLQSYVPAATFASGDPSSAVAAVRAVVDDYPAVLGAAQGTAERVRAEFSISATAIAYLRVAGVDGRSTS from the coding sequence ATGAAGATCCTGCAGCTGCTGCTCCGCCCCCAGATCGGCGGCGCCGAGACCCTGGTGGCCGGTCTCGCGACCGAGTGGCGCCGGATGGGGCACGACAGCGAGCTGGCCTACCTCGATCCCGAAGGGGAGCCCACGGGGAGGCTGGCACGCGGACGACGGCTGCACCGGACGATCCGCGCGATCGCACCCGACCTCGTCGTCTCCCACTCCGCCCTCCCGAACCTCTACTCGAGCCTCGTGACGCCGCGTCGCACCCCGCTCCTGTCCGTGCTGCACAGCGCCACCGACGACTTCGCCTCCTCCCTGCTGCGGACGGCGGAGGCTCCAAGCCGTCGCCGGGGGAGGACCGTCATCGCGGTGAGTCGGAAGCAGGTGGACGAGTACGTGGCGCACTTCCCGCGGAGGCCACGCCCCGTCCTCATCCCCAACGGCATCAGCGACGACCTGCCGCGGAAGGCCGGCGCCCCGTCGCGGCCCGTCCGCGTGATCACGATGGCGCGCGTGGCGGGTCAGAAGGAGCCGGAGCTGTGGCTCGACGTGGTCGAGCGCCTCTCCTCGCTGGATCCCGCCCTCGAGTTCTCGTGGGCCGGTCCCGTCCTCGACTCGGACCCGCGCATCGCCCGGTTCCGCTCGGACGCCCGGACGCGGGGGTTCGCGCATCTCCTCACCGGCCCGTCGGCGGACGTGGGCGCCGACCTCGCCGCCGCGGACATCTGCTTCCACCCGTCGAGCAGGGAGGCGCACAGCATCGGCGTCCTCGAGGCGGCGGCGGTCGGTCTCCCCGTCGTCTGCAGCGAGGACGTGGCGGCCACGCTGCAGTCCTACGTCCCCGCCGCGACGTTCGCCTCGGGGGACCCGTCGTCCGCCGTCGCCGCCGTCCGGGCCGTGGTCGACGACTACCCGGCCGTCCTCGGCGCGGCACAGGGGACCGCCGAGCGCGTCCGGGCCGAGTTCAGCATCTCGGCGACCGCGATCGCGTACCTCCGGGTCGCGGGGGTGGACGGCCGCTCCACGTCGTAG
- a CDS encoding O-antigen ligase family protein, giving the protein MAQLVLLVSAVLLVLLPTAGPRFREAWRSPYYLWVVSGFGLTGILRVTELSQDSAGGANELLSIARFVPMLVAGAVIGARSLSRGKVYGGHLLLLLLLCIPMAFAAGELSLTPFIAAFAFLPALAVDRQPVDVRLVLLGLVHSLKAMAVMIALYGAVGSIVGACRLDKCSLWGQQLGELGSGNALGVAIAILSFPIILTARKTAWALIAVVASGLLVDLCSSRSALIMWSLALVAALLIRTTTRMRIQVRTRLMAALTITTALLVGAVAVTTWQPDAFTYRGVLWLKAQELIQQNPLLGVGSTYWVRQPITTALTANYSAHNLALEVLVSTGLLGALALVGAIILCARRTDPEARIIALGMAVVWLAAGMTEVTSAPGRLYLVPALLPLVFVLFNARSGSLVELPTDERGRADVRSSSPGPRSPAVATAAPAHTG; this is encoded by the coding sequence ATGGCGCAGCTCGTCCTCCTGGTCTCGGCCGTCCTGCTCGTGCTCCTGCCGACGGCGGGTCCGCGCTTCCGCGAGGCCTGGCGGTCGCCGTACTACCTGTGGGTCGTCTCCGGGTTCGGCCTCACGGGGATCCTGCGCGTCACCGAGCTCTCGCAGGACAGCGCCGGCGGTGCCAACGAGCTGCTGTCCATCGCGCGCTTCGTGCCCATGCTCGTCGCGGGTGCCGTCATCGGTGCTCGGAGCCTCAGCCGGGGGAAGGTCTACGGGGGTCACCTGCTCCTCCTCCTCCTGCTGTGCATCCCCATGGCGTTCGCGGCGGGCGAGCTGTCCCTGACGCCGTTCATCGCGGCCTTCGCCTTCCTCCCCGCTCTGGCGGTCGATCGCCAGCCCGTGGACGTCCGGCTCGTCCTGCTCGGACTGGTGCACTCGCTCAAGGCGATGGCCGTCATGATCGCGCTCTACGGCGCGGTGGGATCGATCGTGGGCGCATGCCGCCTCGACAAGTGCTCCCTCTGGGGTCAGCAGCTCGGGGAGCTGGGATCCGGCAACGCGCTCGGCGTGGCGATCGCGATCCTCTCCTTCCCCATCATCCTGACCGCGCGGAAGACGGCATGGGCGCTCATCGCGGTCGTCGCGTCCGGGCTGCTCGTCGACCTCTGCAGCAGCCGCTCCGCCCTCATCATGTGGTCCCTGGCCCTCGTCGCGGCGCTCCTCATCCGCACGACGACGAGGATGCGCATCCAGGTGCGGACGCGCCTCATGGCAGCGCTCACGATCACCACGGCGCTCCTCGTGGGCGCGGTGGCGGTCACGACGTGGCAGCCGGACGCGTTCACCTACCGCGGCGTCCTCTGGCTGAAGGCGCAGGAGCTCATCCAGCAGAACCCCCTGCTCGGCGTGGGATCCACGTACTGGGTCCGGCAGCCCATCACGACGGCTCTCACCGCCAACTACAGCGCGCACAACCTCGCGCTGGAGGTGCTCGTGTCCACCGGACTGCTGGGCGCGCTGGCCCTCGTCGGAGCAATCATCCTGTGCGCCCGACGGACCGATCCCGAGGCGCGGATCATCGCGCTCGGGATGGCGGTGGTGTGGCTGGCGGCCGGCATGACGGAGGTCACGAGCGCACCGGGGCGGCTCTACCTGGTCCCGGCCCTCCTGCCCCTGGTGTTCGTGCTGTTCAACGCGCGGAGCGGGTCCCTGGTGGAGCTGCCGACGGACGAGCGCGGACGGGCGGATGTGCGGTCGTCGTCCCCCGGCCCGAGGTCGCCGGCTGTGGCCACGGCTGCTCCCGCGCACACGGGGTAG
- a CDS encoding sugar transferase, whose product MSGPETELSHAKAHEWRRTYAFGLVITDLLVLIWVVFGVQIAWFGVSTSDVAFNGDIEGVTVSYSLISIIIIASWMLALGLYGTRSYRVLGTGPQEYRLILSATVRLFGLVAIVAFLGRIEFARGYIIIALPLGLVTLVLSRWMWRQWLNVQRTKGRYSSRVLLIGSEASTGFLARELARQPYAGYLVVGACIPSGVIAATLPGTGIPVLGKLDDLQAAMRAVDADTIVIASNDELSAERIRELSWSLEPGRQHLVVAPSLTDIGGPRIHTRPVAGLPLIHVETPRYEGTKLFAKRAFDILASALILVLSSPLLLAIAMTIRLSTPGPVLFRQERVGINGRPFLMLKFRTMVTDAEARLLELEKQSRDAGNSVLFKMKDDPRVTPVGRFLRRYSLDELMQLVNVLNGSMSLVGPRPPLAREVESYETKVHRRFLVKPGITGLWQVSGRSNLSWEDSVRLDLYYVENWSIVGDLVILWKTARAVLRREGAY is encoded by the coding sequence ATGTCGGGGCCGGAGACCGAGCTCAGCCACGCCAAGGCGCACGAGTGGCGCCGCACCTACGCCTTCGGGCTCGTCATCACCGACCTGCTCGTGCTCATCTGGGTCGTGTTCGGCGTGCAGATCGCCTGGTTCGGGGTCTCGACCTCGGACGTCGCCTTCAACGGCGACATCGAGGGCGTGACCGTGAGCTACTCGCTCATCTCGATCATCATCATCGCCAGCTGGATGCTCGCCCTCGGCCTCTACGGCACGCGCAGCTACCGCGTGCTCGGGACCGGCCCCCAGGAGTACCGGCTCATCCTCAGCGCGACCGTCCGCCTGTTCGGCCTCGTCGCCATCGTCGCGTTCCTCGGCCGCATCGAGTTCGCGCGCGGCTACATCATCATCGCCCTGCCGCTCGGCCTCGTGACCCTCGTGCTCAGTCGCTGGATGTGGCGGCAGTGGCTCAACGTCCAGCGCACCAAGGGCCGCTACTCCTCCCGCGTCCTGCTCATCGGATCCGAGGCGTCCACCGGCTTCCTCGCCCGCGAGCTCGCGCGCCAGCCGTACGCCGGCTACCTCGTGGTGGGCGCGTGCATCCCATCCGGCGTCATCGCGGCCACGCTGCCGGGAACCGGCATCCCCGTCCTCGGCAAGCTCGACGACCTCCAGGCCGCCATGCGCGCCGTCGACGCCGACACCATCGTCATCGCCAGCAACGACGAGCTCTCGGCCGAGCGGATCCGGGAGCTGAGCTGGTCGCTCGAGCCCGGACGCCAGCACCTGGTCGTCGCGCCGAGCCTCACCGACATCGGCGGGCCGCGGATCCACACGCGTCCGGTGGCCGGCCTCCCCCTCATCCACGTCGAGACGCCGCGCTACGAGGGCACCAAGCTCTTCGCGAAGCGCGCCTTCGACATCCTCGCGAGCGCCCTGATCCTGGTCCTCTCCTCTCCCCTGCTCCTCGCGATCGCCATGACGATCCGGCTGAGCACGCCGGGCCCCGTGCTGTTCCGGCAGGAGCGAGTGGGCATCAACGGGCGACCGTTCCTCATGCTCAAGTTCCGCACCATGGTGACCGACGCCGAGGCGCGGCTCCTCGAGCTCGAGAAGCAGTCCCGGGACGCTGGCAACTCGGTGCTGTTCAAGATGAAGGACGACCCGCGCGTGACGCCGGTCGGCCGGTTCCTCCGGCGCTACAGCCTCGACGAGCTGATGCAGCTGGTGAACGTGCTGAACGGGTCGATGTCGCTCGTGGGCCCACGCCCGCCGCTCGCCCGTGAGGTCGAGTCGTACGAGACCAAGGTGCACCGCCGCTTCCTCGTGAAGCCGGGCATCACGGGCCTCTGGCAGGTCAGCGGCCGGTCGAACCTCTCGTGGGAGGACAGCGTGCGGCTCGACCTCTACTACGTGGAGAACTGGTCGATCGTGGGGGATCTCGTGATCCTGTGGAAGACGGCACGTGCCGTGCTGCGGCGTGAGGGGGCGTATTGA
- a CDS encoding cold-shock protein yields the protein MATGTVKWFNAEKGFGFIAPDNGTADVFAHYSAIATGGYKSLDENQKVEFEVAQGPKGPQAENIRPL from the coding sequence ATGGCAACAGGCACCGTCAAGTGGTTCAACGCTGAAAAGGGCTTCGGCTTCATCGCTCCCGACAACGGAACCGCGGATGTGTTCGCTCACTACTCCGCGATCGCGACGGGCGGCTACAAGTCGCTCGACGAGAACCAGAAGGTCGAGTTCGAGGTCGCCCAGGGCCCCAAGGGTCCCCAGGCTGAGAACATCCGCCCGCTCTAA
- a CDS encoding bifunctional 3'-5' exonuclease/DNA polymerase: MHILVARTPEGVRLVDLDAAGRVTAERVVASADWPAVAAERERADPSPRWVWDDTSAWARTLLPAGVRVARCHDLRLCHAILRLSVQSSGSTLARAPLGPWDTGRPAEREPSAAATLFDDLDAPEGRSTEELVAELRLQLEAVAGSTEPGRLRLLLAAESAGALVAAEMSADGLPWDTAVHDALLVDALGGRPAHGGAPPALVRLAARIRELLHAPDLNVDSPPEVLRALRRAGIDAASTRQWELQEIDHPVIPPLLEHKKLSRLLTANGWTWMETWIRDGRFHPEYVPGGVVTGRWAASGGGALQLPRQIRSAVRADPGWRLVVADAAQLEPRVLAALAEDRAMADAGRGTDLYQGLVDAGVVDTRAHAKVAMLGAMYGATSGESGRLMPRLVRAYPKATGYVELAARTGESGGVVSTRLGRSSPPPGDAWRDVQQSGRAGEASAADAARARTAARDQGRFTRNFVVQGSAAEWALCWLAGLRRRLAAMERPGSRPHLVFFLHDEVMVHAPDDRVDEVRTAVADAAAEAGRLLFGDAPVDFPVTIAVVDDYAQAK, translated from the coding sequence GTGCACATCCTGGTCGCGAGGACGCCCGAGGGCGTGCGGCTCGTCGACCTCGATGCCGCCGGACGCGTCACGGCGGAGCGGGTCGTCGCCTCCGCGGACTGGCCGGCGGTCGCCGCCGAGCGTGAGCGCGCGGATCCGTCCCCGCGCTGGGTGTGGGACGACACGTCCGCCTGGGCCCGCACGCTGCTGCCCGCCGGCGTCCGCGTCGCGCGCTGCCACGACCTCCGGCTCTGCCACGCCATCCTGCGGCTCTCCGTCCAGAGCTCCGGCAGCACGCTCGCCCGCGCGCCGCTCGGCCCTTGGGACACCGGCCGGCCGGCGGAGCGCGAGCCGTCCGCGGCCGCGACGCTCTTCGACGACCTCGACGCGCCGGAGGGCCGGTCGACGGAGGAGCTGGTCGCCGAGCTGCGGCTCCAGCTCGAGGCCGTCGCGGGCAGCACGGAGCCCGGACGCCTCCGCCTGCTGCTCGCCGCGGAGTCCGCGGGTGCGCTCGTCGCCGCCGAGATGTCCGCCGACGGGCTGCCCTGGGACACCGCCGTCCACGACGCGCTCCTCGTCGACGCGCTCGGCGGCCGCCCGGCGCACGGCGGCGCGCCGCCTGCCCTCGTCCGGCTGGCCGCGCGGATCCGCGAGCTCCTGCACGCGCCCGACCTCAACGTGGACAGCCCGCCGGAGGTCCTGCGCGCGCTCCGACGCGCCGGCATCGACGCGGCGAGCACCCGGCAGTGGGAGCTGCAGGAGATCGACCACCCGGTCATCCCGCCGCTGCTCGAGCACAAGAAGCTGTCGCGGCTGCTGACCGCGAACGGCTGGACGTGGATGGAGACGTGGATCCGCGACGGCCGCTTCCATCCCGAGTACGTCCCGGGCGGCGTCGTCACGGGGCGGTGGGCGGCGAGCGGCGGCGGGGCGCTGCAGCTCCCGCGCCAGATCCGGTCGGCCGTGCGGGCGGACCCCGGCTGGCGGCTCGTGGTCGCGGACGCCGCGCAGCTCGAGCCGCGCGTCCTCGCCGCGCTGGCCGAGGACCGCGCCATGGCGGATGCCGGTCGCGGCACCGACCTCTACCAGGGGCTCGTCGACGCGGGCGTCGTGGACACCCGCGCGCACGCGAAGGTGGCGATGCTCGGCGCCATGTACGGCGCTACCTCCGGGGAGAGCGGCCGGCTCATGCCCCGGCTCGTCCGGGCGTACCCGAAGGCGACAGGCTACGTCGAGCTGGCGGCGCGCACGGGGGAGAGCGGCGGGGTCGTCAGCACGCGCCTCGGACGCTCCTCGCCGCCGCCCGGCGACGCCTGGCGCGACGTCCAGCAGAGCGGACGGGCGGGCGAGGCGTCGGCGGCCGACGCCGCGCGTGCCCGCACCGCCGCGCGCGACCAGGGGCGGTTCACCCGCAACTTCGTGGTGCAGGGCAGCGCCGCCGAGTGGGCCCTCTGCTGGCTCGCGGGGCTCCGTCGCCGGCTCGCCGCGATGGAGCGCCCGGGATCGCGGCCGCACCTCGTCTTCTTCCTGCACGACGAGGTGATGGTGCACGCACCGGATGACCGCGTGGACGAGGTCCGGACGGCGGTCGCGGACGCGGCCGCGGAGGCCGGGCGCCTGCTGTTCGGCGACGCCCCGGTCGACTTCCCCGTCACGATCGCGGTGGTCGACGACTACGCCCAGGCCAAGTGA
- a CDS encoding DUF1684 domain-containing protein, with the protein MTDPAASAPSAPTDPAEVLALYRSRREQMVVMPQGNLALVNTQWLAHDAAPQPVHGIAGTWSPLEPGVSGLRVQASAADGIRVDGVLVDGEAIVRGRDDPNPSAVVASDTVSAFVIADEDGMYALRVWDAQSDAIRDFGGIDAFPYSEEWVVEADFTPIEGGRAMGFEHLKDDGATKDKVVPGEITFTKDGVDYELAAFREGRALLLVFSDATSGDSTYGVGRFLMVAPSPDGTITLDFNRAYLPPCAFSYNFNCPMPPKQNRFTVPIEAGEKNVLATGGGLLH; encoded by the coding sequence ATGACCGATCCCGCCGCGTCCGCCCCCTCCGCTCCCACCGATCCGGCTGAGGTGCTCGCCCTCTACCGCTCCCGCCGCGAGCAGATGGTGGTCATGCCGCAGGGCAACCTGGCGCTCGTCAACACGCAGTGGCTCGCCCACGACGCGGCGCCGCAGCCCGTGCACGGCATCGCGGGCACCTGGTCGCCCCTCGAACCCGGCGTCTCCGGCCTCCGGGTGCAGGCGTCGGCCGCCGACGGGATCCGCGTGGACGGGGTCCTCGTCGACGGCGAGGCCATCGTGCGCGGCCGTGACGACCCGAACCCGTCCGCGGTCGTCGCGAGCGACACCGTGTCCGCCTTCGTCATCGCGGACGAGGACGGCATGTACGCGTTGCGCGTCTGGGACGCGCAGTCCGACGCGATCCGCGACTTCGGCGGGATCGACGCGTTCCCGTACTCCGAGGAGTGGGTGGTCGAGGCCGACTTCACCCCCATCGAGGGCGGCCGGGCCATGGGCTTCGAGCACCTCAAGGACGACGGCGCCACCAAGGACAAGGTCGTTCCCGGGGAGATCACCTTCACGAAGGACGGCGTCGACTACGAGCTCGCCGCGTTCCGCGAGGGCCGCGCGCTCCTGCTGGTGTTCTCCGACGCGACGAGCGGCGACTCCACCTACGGCGTCGGCCGCTTCCTGATGGTCGCGCCCTCGCCCGACGGCACGATCACCCTCGACTTCAACCGCGCCTACCTGCCGCCGTGCGCGTTCAGCTACAACTTCAACTGCCCGATGCCGCCGAAGCAGAACCGCTTCACCGTGCCCATCGAGGCGGGGGAGAAGAACGTGCTCGCCACGGGCGGCGGCCTGCTCCACTAG
- a CDS encoding PadR family transcriptional regulator, translating into MSVRHALLAVLTEGTCYGYQLRTEFSRRTGTAVPLNVGQIYNTLDRLERDGLVVKGATDEAGHVPYTITEAGSAEVAAWLGGAVAGVGGRDELLVKVALALSLPGADAGEVVRIQRASSQDEAAALARLREDLEADADDVQLERLLAVEAQEAQVAARLAFLDAAERRIRAARAGGSRPAGLGAAPRRGRPARREDAPR; encoded by the coding sequence ATGTCGGTGCGGCATGCGCTCCTCGCCGTCCTGACCGAGGGCACCTGCTACGGCTACCAGCTCCGCACCGAGTTCTCGCGGCGCACCGGGACCGCCGTGCCGCTCAACGTCGGCCAGATCTACAACACCCTCGACCGGCTCGAACGGGACGGGCTCGTCGTCAAGGGCGCGACCGACGAGGCGGGTCACGTCCCGTACACGATCACCGAGGCCGGCAGCGCCGAGGTGGCCGCATGGCTCGGAGGCGCGGTCGCCGGGGTCGGCGGGCGCGACGAGCTGCTCGTCAAGGTCGCGCTCGCGCTGTCGCTCCCGGGCGCGGACGCCGGCGAGGTGGTGCGGATCCAGCGGGCCAGCTCGCAGGACGAGGCCGCGGCGCTGGCTCGGCTCCGCGAGGATCTGGAGGCGGATGCCGACGACGTCCAGCTGGAGCGCCTGCTCGCCGTCGAGGCGCAGGAGGCGCAGGTCGCGGCGCGACTCGCCTTCCTCGACGCGGCGGAACGGCGCATCCGGGCGGCACGGGCCGGGGGGTCGCGGCCCGCCGGGCTCGGCGCGGCGCCGCGCCGCGGACGACCGGCACGCCGCGAGGACGCGCCGCGCTGA
- a CDS encoding DUF3145 domain-containing protein, which produces MEAPVANSRPARGVLYVHSSPRALCPHVEWAAGRALGHAVNFTWNPQPVLKGAMRAEYYWEGPEGSGAAIASGLRGWEHLRYEVTEDAGPGRDGGRWMHTPDLGVFFAQTDTAGNTVIPEDRIRYALDVAGSNTLELHRELRLAMGQAWDDELEAFRHASDFSPVVWLHKVG; this is translated from the coding sequence ATGGAAGCACCCGTCGCCAACTCAAGACCGGCTCGAGGAGTGCTCTACGTGCACTCCTCCCCTCGCGCGCTCTGCCCCCATGTCGAATGGGCAGCGGGTCGCGCGCTCGGTCACGCCGTGAACTTCACGTGGAACCCGCAGCCGGTGCTGAAGGGCGCCATGCGCGCGGAGTACTACTGGGAGGGCCCGGAGGGATCCGGCGCCGCCATCGCCAGCGGCCTCCGCGGCTGGGAGCACCTCCGCTACGAGGTCACCGAGGACGCCGGCCCGGGCCGCGACGGCGGAAGGTGGATGCACACGCCCGACCTCGGCGTCTTCTTCGCGCAGACGGACACGGCCGGCAACACGGTCATCCCCGAGGACCGCATCCGCTACGCCCTCGACGTCGCTGGCTCGAACACCCTCGAGCTGCACCGCGAGCTGCGCCTCGCCATGGGGCAGGCGTGGGACGACGAGCTCGAGGCCTTCCGCCACGCGAGCGACTTCAGCCCGGTCGTCTGGCTTCATAAGGTCGGCTGA
- a CDS encoding beta-ketoacyl-[acyl-carrier-protein] synthase family protein, with amino-acid sequence MTTPKKIVVTGIGATSPLGGMAEDTWQALLRGESGISTLEQDWVAKWEIPVTFAGQAKVPSSEVMQRIETKRLDPSSQFALTAAREAWADAGSPDVDPLRFAVDWATGIGGVWTLLDAWDTLREKGPRRVLPMTVPMLMPNGPAAAVGMDLGARAGIQTVVSACASSTESIASAYEHLQAGRADIIVAGGSEASIHPLPIASFAAMQALSKRNDDPTRASRPYDIARDGFVLGEGGAALVLETEEHAKARGARIYAELVGGSVTSDAFHITAPDPEGTAAARAMIQTIEGAGYSRSDVSHINVHATSTPVGDIAEYKALERVFGESVHGIPVSATKASTGHLLGGAGAIEAVFTVKALAERTAPPTINLTEQDPAIPLDVVTSPRPLGDGDLLAISNSFGFGGHNAVIAFRSV; translated from the coding sequence ATGACCACCCCCAAGAAGATCGTCGTCACCGGCATCGGCGCCACGTCGCCCCTCGGTGGCATGGCCGAGGACACCTGGCAGGCGCTCCTCCGCGGCGAGTCGGGCATCAGCACCCTCGAGCAGGACTGGGTCGCGAAGTGGGAGATCCCCGTCACGTTCGCCGGACAGGCCAAGGTGCCGTCCTCCGAGGTGATGCAGCGCATCGAGACCAAGCGCCTCGATCCCTCCAGCCAGTTCGCCCTGACGGCCGCCCGCGAGGCGTGGGCCGACGCGGGTTCCCCCGATGTCGACCCGCTGCGCTTCGCCGTGGACTGGGCGACCGGCATCGGCGGCGTGTGGACCCTGCTCGACGCGTGGGACACGCTGCGCGAGAAGGGCCCCCGCCGGGTCCTCCCCATGACCGTCCCGATGCTCATGCCGAACGGCCCCGCGGCCGCGGTCGGCATGGACCTCGGCGCCCGCGCCGGCATCCAGACCGTCGTGTCGGCCTGCGCCTCCAGCACCGAGTCCATCGCCAGCGCCTACGAGCACCTCCAGGCAGGCCGGGCCGACATCATCGTCGCCGGCGGCTCCGAGGCCTCGATCCACCCGCTCCCCATCGCGTCCTTCGCCGCGATGCAGGCGCTCTCCAAGCGCAACGACGATCCCACCCGCGCCTCGCGCCCGTACGACATCGCACGGGACGGCTTCGTCCTCGGCGAGGGCGGCGCCGCGCTCGTCCTGGAGACCGAGGAGCACGCCAAGGCCCGTGGCGCCCGCATCTACGCCGAGCTCGTCGGCGGCTCGGTCACGAGCGACGCCTTCCACATCACCGCGCCGGACCCGGAGGGCACGGCCGCGGCCCGCGCCATGATCCAGACCATCGAGGGCGCCGGCTACTCGCGCTCCGACGTGTCGCACATCAACGTGCACGCGACGAGCACGCCCGTCGGCGACATCGCCGAGTACAAGGCGCTCGAGCGCGTCTTCGGCGAGTCCGTTCACGGGATCCCCGTGAGCGCCACGAAGGCGTCGACCGGCCACCTGCTCGGCGGCGCCGGCGCCATCGAGGCCGTCTTCACCGTGAAGGCCCTGGCGGAGCGCACCGCTCCCCCGACCATCAACCTCACGGAGCAGGACCCCGCCATCCCGCTCGACGTGGTCACGTCGCCCCGCCCCCTCGGCGACGGCGACCTGCTCGCGATCAGCAACTCGTTCGGCTTCGGCGGGCACAACGCGGTCATCGCCTTCCGCAGCGTCTAG
- a CDS encoding acyl carrier protein → MALSTEEVLAGLAELVNDETGIATDTVEMDKSFTDDLDIDSISMMTIVVNAEEKFDVKIPDEEVKNLKTVGDAVTFITNAQS, encoded by the coding sequence ATGGCACTGTCCACCGAAGAAGTCCTGGCCGGCCTGGCCGAGCTCGTCAACGACGAGACCGGGATCGCCACCGACACCGTCGAGATGGACAAGTCGTTCACCGACGACCTGGACATCGACTCGATCTCGATGATGACGATCGTCGTCAACGCCGAGGAGAAGTTCGACGTGAAGATCCCGGACGAGGAAGTCAAGAACCTCAAGACCGTCGGCGACGCGGTCACGTTCATCACCAACGCGCAGTCCTGA